In a genomic window of Sulfuriferula nivalis:
- the serC gene encoding 3-phosphoserine/phosphohydroxythreonine transaminase — protein sequence MSTIYNFSAGPAVLPKSVLEQARDEMVDWHGTGMSIMEMSHRGKDFTAIAHQAEADLRELLAIPENYKVLFLQGGATAQFAMVPMNLLRGKAGADYIDTGIWSDKAIKEARRYAQVNVAASSADHAYTYAPGQTAWQLDSNAAYVHYTPNETIGGVEFHWTPEVGNVPLVADMSSNVLSKPIDVSRFGVIYAGAQKNIGPAGLTIAIVREDLMGEAMPRTPTLYDYKVQADNGSMYNTPPTYAIYIAGLVFQLLKREGGLAAMEQRNIAKAKLLYDYLDASDFYHNPVAPENRSRMNVPFTLSNPALDAAFLQGAQQQGLLQLKGHALVGGMRASIYNAMPLEGVQALVNYMQDFVKKQG from the coding sequence ATGAGCACGATTTATAATTTCAGCGCAGGTCCAGCCGTATTGCCAAAATCTGTGCTGGAACAGGCACGGGATGAAATGGTGGATTGGCATGGCACCGGCATGTCCATTATGGAGATGAGTCATCGTGGTAAAGACTTTACTGCGATAGCGCATCAAGCTGAAGCTGATTTGCGTGAGCTATTAGCGATACCTGAGAATTATAAAGTGCTGTTTTTGCAAGGGGGAGCAACGGCGCAATTCGCCATGGTTCCCATGAATTTGTTGCGCGGCAAAGCTGGCGCAGATTATATCGACACGGGCATATGGTCGGATAAAGCGATCAAGGAAGCGCGGCGTTATGCGCAGGTTAATGTAGCCGCGAGTAGTGCCGATCACGCTTATACCTATGCGCCTGGACAAACTGCCTGGCAACTTGATAGCAATGCCGCGTATGTGCATTACACGCCGAATGAAACCATAGGTGGGGTGGAGTTTCACTGGACACCTGAAGTAGGTAATGTGCCATTAGTTGCTGATATGTCGTCCAACGTTTTATCCAAGCCGATTGATGTTAGTCGTTTTGGAGTGATATATGCTGGTGCTCAAAAAAACATAGGCCCAGCAGGGCTGACAATTGCCATAGTACGTGAAGATTTGATGGGCGAGGCGATGCCACGTACACCGACTTTATATGATTATAAAGTGCAGGCTGATAATGGCTCGATGTATAACACGCCACCTACATATGCAATTTACATAGCTGGTTTGGTGTTTCAGTTGTTGAAACGCGAGGGCGGTCTGGCGGCAATGGAACAACGCAATATTGCTAAAGCCAAGTTGCTATATGATTATCTGGATGCCAGCGATTTTTATCATAATCCTGTTGCCCCTGAAAATCGTTCACGCATGAATGTGCCGTTTACCTTAAGTAATCCCGCATTGGATGCGGCTTTCCTGCAAGGTGCGCAACAGCAGGGTTTGTTGCAGTTGAAAGGACATGCGTTAGTGGGTGGAATGCGTGCGTCTATTTACAATGCAATGCCGTTGGAAGGTGTACAAGCATTAGTTAATTACATGCAAGACTTTGTGAAAAAGCAGGGCTGA
- a CDS encoding DedA family protein, which yields MLHEFINWLLTTVHSWGYAGIFILMALESTVLPIPSELVVIPAGYLAYQGKMNLALVILSATTGSLVGASINYAFALWVGRPFLERWGKYFFVRQPLLHKTDEFFARHGKISTFTGRLIPGIRHLISLPAGLAHMNPAAFAMYTILGAGIWASTLTLIGYFIGNNLSLINEYLHILIIGLVVAVIIIVTVYIWWQRSITKKNMS from the coding sequence ATGCTACATGAATTTATTAACTGGCTACTTACCACCGTACACAGCTGGGGCTACGCGGGCATATTCATCCTCATGGCACTAGAATCAACGGTACTGCCCATCCCCTCAGAACTGGTTGTTATTCCTGCAGGATACCTGGCATACCAAGGCAAAATGAACCTGGCGCTGGTTATATTATCCGCCACCACTGGCAGCCTGGTCGGCGCATCAATAAACTACGCATTTGCACTATGGGTTGGCCGTCCATTTTTAGAACGCTGGGGGAAATATTTTTTCGTACGTCAGCCACTACTTCATAAAACCGATGAGTTTTTTGCCCGCCATGGGAAGATATCCACTTTCACAGGACGCCTGATTCCCGGCATACGCCACCTGATTTCCCTGCCAGCAGGGCTTGCCCACATGAACCCTGCTGCATTTGCCATGTACACCATACTGGGTGCAGGTATTTGGGCAAGCACCCTGACCCTTATCGGTTATTTCATCGGCAACAACCTCAGTTTAATTAATGAATACTTACACATACTGATTATTGGTCTGGTCGTTGCCGTCATCATTATTGTGACTGTATACATCTGGTGGCAACGCAGTATCACAAAAAAAAACATGTCATGA
- a CDS encoding TRZ/ATZ family hydrolase — protein MPTPTVIDTLISARWIIPIEPVNTVLHDHSIAIDGERIVAILPTSEARQHFIADNYHQLTDHVLMPGLVNLHTHAAMTLLRGYADDLPLMEWLKGHIWPAEARHVSTEFVRDGARLACAEMLKGGTTCFNDMYFFPEAVAEAAVDTGIRAAMGMVVIEFPTAYATDPDDYLAKGCAMRDRWQHEPLLNFTLAPHAPYTVSDDTFAKINILSNQLDLPIHIHLHETTDEITQSLTQYKQRPLARLHDLGLTSPGLIAVHAVHMNTEEIALLAQHGCHIAHCPASNLKLASGFTPVATMAEYGLNIGIGTDGAASNNKLDMFSEMRLAALLAKGVAQDASAIPAHQALQMATINGARALALDEKIGSLIPGKYADLIAVDLAQINTLPTFDPASALVYSAGRDQVSHVWINGKLLIDNHQYTQLDERTLKMTARVWQNRITA, from the coding sequence ATGCCTACCCCAACCGTCATTGACACATTAATCTCCGCACGCTGGATTATCCCGATAGAACCAGTCAACACTGTTTTACACGACCACAGCATTGCAATTGATGGTGAACGCATAGTTGCCATCCTCCCAACAAGCGAAGCCCGACAACACTTTATTGCGGATAATTACCATCAACTTACTGACCACGTACTCATGCCTGGCCTGGTCAATTTACATACACATGCAGCGATGACCTTACTGCGTGGTTATGCAGATGATTTGCCGTTAATGGAATGGCTAAAAGGACACATCTGGCCAGCCGAAGCACGCCATGTTTCTACCGAATTTGTACGCGATGGTGCACGACTGGCATGTGCAGAGATGCTCAAGGGTGGAACAACCTGCTTTAACGACATGTATTTCTTTCCTGAAGCGGTTGCGGAAGCTGCAGTCGACACAGGCATACGCGCGGCCATGGGCATGGTGGTTATAGAGTTCCCAACTGCCTACGCCACCGATCCAGATGACTATCTAGCCAAGGGCTGCGCTATGCGCGATCGCTGGCAGCACGAGCCACTGTTAAACTTTACCCTCGCCCCGCACGCACCCTACACCGTCAGCGACGACACCTTCGCCAAAATCAACATCTTGTCTAACCAACTTGATTTACCTATACATATCCATTTGCACGAAACCACAGATGAAATTACTCAAAGTCTGACACAATATAAACAACGTCCCCTAGCCCGCTTACATGACCTAGGTTTAACCAGCCCTGGCCTGATTGCAGTGCATGCGGTACACATGAACACAGAGGAAATCGCATTACTCGCGCAACATGGCTGCCATATTGCGCACTGCCCGGCATCCAACCTTAAACTCGCCAGTGGTTTCACTCCCGTCGCAACTATGGCTGAGTATGGCTTGAATATTGGCATAGGCACAGATGGCGCCGCCAGCAATAACAAACTCGACATGTTCAGCGAAATGCGTCTGGCAGCGTTACTGGCTAAAGGTGTGGCACAGGACGCTTCAGCAATACCTGCACACCAGGCATTGCAAATGGCAACCATCAATGGCGCACGTGCATTAGCGCTTGATGAAAAAATCGGCTCACTCATTCCAGGCAAATATGCCGACCTCATTGCTGTTGATTTAGCTCAAATCAATACCCTGCCTACTTTTGACCCTGCCTCTGCGCTGGTTTATAGTGCAGGGCGAGATCAAGTAAGCCATGTCTGGATTAATGGCAAGCTGTTAATTGATAATCATCAATACACTCAGCTTGATGAACGCACACTCAAAATGACCGCCAGAGTATGGCAAAACCGCATTACTGCTTAA
- a CDS encoding DUF485 domain-containing protein, translating into MTTPVMNWRAIDADPRFQALHRKKTFFLWGLMVFSIIYYFLLPIGAAYFTDIFKIKVWGPVNIGILFALSEFVVAWFIAVIYSRRANAEFDSMAQEIINDAHNIGS; encoded by the coding sequence ATGACTACACCTGTTATGAACTGGCGCGCAATTGATGCTGATCCGCGTTTCCAAGCCCTGCACCGCAAAAAAACATTTTTCTTATGGGGACTGATGGTTTTTTCCATCATCTATTATTTCCTGTTACCCATCGGTGCGGCTTATTTCACTGATATTTTCAAAATTAAAGTATGGGGTCCCGTCAATATTGGCATACTCTTCGCACTCTCTGAATTTGTGGTCGCATGGTTTATTGCTGTGATTTATTCACGCCGCGCAAATGCTGAATTCGACAGCATGGCTCAAGAAATCATTAATGACGCACATAACATAGGATCCTGA
- the acs gene encoding acetate--CoA ligase — protein MSHIESVLHENRSFPPSSEFTAQANVSGIAAYQALTTKAATDYEGYWADLARQHISWETPFTRILDETNAPFYRWFDDGYLNVSYNCIDRHLPAKADKTALIFEADDGLVTRISYQQLHDRVCAFANALIAQGVTKGDRVVIYMPMSAEAVIAMQACARIGAIHSVVFGGFSAKSLHERIVDAQAKLVITADAGMRGGRATSLKSAVDEALTLGGTECISRVIVYQRTGQEVNWHESRDLWWHDSVADMPNTCEPARMNAEDPLFILYTSGSTGTPKGVQHSSAGYLLGAIVTMNMVFDAKADTDVFWCTADVGWITGHTYVTYGPLAMGMTQVIFEGVPTYPDAGRFWKMIQDHRVTTFYTAPTAIRSLIKLGGELPRQYDLSSLRLLGSVGEPINPEAWMWYHQEVGQSRCPIVDTWWQTETGSNMIAPLPGAVATKPGSCTLPIPGIIADVVDEHGASLPFGQGGYLVITRPFPSLLRTLWNNPERYKKSYFPEELGGKVYLAGDSAQRDTDGYYWIMGRIDDVLNVSGHRLGTMEIESALVSHPLVAEAAIVGKPHDIKGEAIVAFVVLKGERPQGAAAKEISDTLRNWVGQEIGAIAKPDEIRFGDNLPKTRSGKIMRRLLRALAKGETITQDVSTLENPAILDQLK, from the coding sequence ATGTCACACATCGAATCTGTTTTACATGAAAACCGTTCTTTCCCTCCCAGCAGCGAATTTACAGCCCAGGCAAATGTATCTGGAATTGCCGCCTATCAAGCTTTAACCACAAAAGCCGCGACAGACTATGAAGGCTACTGGGCTGATTTAGCACGCCAACACATATCTTGGGAAACACCATTTACCCGTATACTCGATGAAACCAATGCACCATTCTATCGCTGGTTCGATGATGGTTATTTGAATGTTTCATATAACTGTATAGACCGCCATCTACCTGCCAAAGCGGACAAAACCGCATTAATTTTTGAGGCTGATGATGGTCTGGTAACTCGTATAAGTTACCAGCAATTACACGACAGGGTATGCGCATTTGCCAACGCCCTGATTGCACAAGGCGTGACAAAAGGTGACCGTGTTGTCATTTACATGCCCATGAGCGCAGAGGCCGTCATTGCCATGCAGGCCTGCGCACGTATAGGCGCGATACACTCAGTGGTATTTGGTGGTTTCTCCGCTAAATCATTACATGAGCGCATCGTTGATGCACAGGCCAAATTAGTGATTACTGCAGATGCCGGGATGCGCGGTGGTCGGGCGACATCTTTAAAATCTGCAGTAGACGAAGCGCTGACTTTAGGCGGAACCGAATGTATTAGCCGTGTCATCGTTTATCAGCGCACAGGACAAGAAGTGAACTGGCATGAATCACGCGATTTATGGTGGCATGATAGCGTCGCAGACATGCCCAACACCTGCGAACCAGCGCGTATGAATGCTGAAGACCCATTATTCATCCTCTACACATCAGGTTCCACTGGAACGCCAAAAGGTGTACAGCACAGCAGCGCAGGCTATTTACTCGGCGCCATCGTGACCATGAATATGGTTTTTGATGCAAAAGCCGATACCGATGTATTTTGGTGCACCGCAGATGTGGGCTGGATAACAGGACATACTTATGTGACTTACGGTCCATTAGCGATGGGCATGACACAAGTCATATTTGAAGGCGTACCAACGTATCCTGACGCAGGACGATTCTGGAAAATGATACAGGATCACCGTGTAACTACATTCTATACAGCACCTACCGCGATACGTTCACTCATCAAATTGGGTGGTGAATTGCCACGTCAATATGACCTTTCCAGCCTGCGTTTATTAGGTTCGGTGGGAGAGCCCATCAATCCTGAAGCATGGATGTGGTACCACCAGGAAGTCGGACAATCACGCTGCCCTATAGTCGACACCTGGTGGCAGACCGAAACCGGCTCTAATATGATCGCCCCCTTACCTGGCGCGGTAGCCACCAAACCAGGTTCGTGCACGCTGCCCATACCTGGCATCATCGCAGATGTGGTTGATGAACATGGCGCTTCCCTGCCCTTTGGTCAAGGCGGATATTTAGTGATCACGCGCCCTTTCCCATCATTGTTACGTACCCTGTGGAATAATCCCGAGCGTTACAAAAAATCTTACTTCCCCGAAGAGCTAGGTGGCAAAGTTTATCTTGCTGGTGATTCGGCTCAACGCGATACCGATGGCTATTACTGGATTATGGGACGCATAGACGATGTGCTGAATGTCTCAGGACACCGCTTGGGCACGATGGAAATCGAATCGGCATTAGTGTCGCACCCACTGGTTGCAGAAGCGGCTATTGTAGGCAAACCCCACGACATCAAAGGTGAAGCCATCGTAGCTTTTGTCGTACTCAAAGGCGAACGTCCTCAGGGTGCGGCTGCCAAAGAAATTTCTGACACCCTGCGCAACTGGGTAGGTCAGGAAATTGGTGCTATCGCTAAACCTGATGAAATTCGTTTTGGTGACAATTTACCTAAAACCCGTTCAGGCAAAATCATGCGTCGTTTATTGCGTGCGCTGGCGAAAGGCGAAACCATTACCCAAGACGTATCAACATTGGAAAACCCTGCGATTTTGGATCAACTCAAATAG
- the gyrA gene encoding DNA gyrase subunit A codes for MESFAKETLPVSLEDEMRRSYLDYAMSVIVGRALPDVRDGLKPVHRRVLFAMHELSNDWNKAYKKSARIVGDVIGKYHPHGDTAVYDTIVRMAQDFSLRYPLVDGQGNFGSVDGDNAAAMRYTEIRMSKIAHELLADLDKETVDFGPNYDGSEHEPLIFPAKIPNLLINGSSGIAVGMATNIPPHNLTDVCDACLTLLHEPETDIEALIDIVKAPDFPTAGIIYGLTGVRDGYRTGRGRVVIRSRTHFEDMDKQGNRQAIIVDELPYQVNKANLLIKIGELVREKKIEGISDLRDESDKSGMRMVIELKRGEVAEVVLNNLYKQTQLQDSFGMNMVALVDNQPRLLNLKQMLSAFLRHRREVVTRRTVFELKKARERGHILEGLAVALSNVDDIIALIKAAPTPAVAKESLMGQTWRSQLVEEMLSRAVADANAFRPEGLAVEFGFSESGYRLSDAQAQAILELRLQRLTGLEQDKILNEYKEVVAKIADLLDILARPERVTAIINDEINLVKQQFGDKRRSEIVAFAQDLSREDLITPQDMVVTLSHGGYMKSQPLDDYRAQKRGGRGKSAAPTKDDDFIERLFIANSHDYILCFSNFGRVYWVKVYEVPQGSRISRGKPIVNLLSMSEGEKINAILPVKAFVDNRYIFMATAHGVVKKTALSEFGNPRRAGIIAVGLDEGDYLVGVDITEGDHDVMLFSDGGKAVRFDENDVRAMGRGARGVRGMKLAPGQKVISLLVAANEQQSVLTATENGYGKRTNIAEYTRHGRGTQGMIAIQTTKRNGRVVAATLVEPDDEIMLITDGGVLIRTRVKEMREMGRATQGVTLINLDDDQKLIGVERVMEREDDDALPEVSPNGQLDL; via the coding sequence ATGGAATCATTCGCTAAAGAAACGCTACCCGTCAGTCTAGAAGATGAAATGCGCCGTTCCTACCTTGATTACGCGATGAGCGTGATTGTAGGACGTGCCTTACCTGATGTTCGTGATGGTTTGAAACCTGTGCATAGGCGTGTGTTATTCGCCATGCACGAGTTGTCTAACGATTGGAATAAAGCTTATAAAAAATCGGCGCGTATCGTCGGTGACGTAATCGGTAAATATCACCCGCATGGTGATACGGCTGTGTATGACACCATCGTTCGTATGGCGCAGGATTTCTCTTTGCGTTATCCGTTGGTCGACGGTCAGGGTAACTTTGGTTCGGTGGACGGTGATAATGCGGCAGCGATGCGTTATACCGAAATCCGTATGTCCAAGATCGCGCATGAGTTGCTGGCGGATCTGGATAAAGAAACGGTAGATTTCGGCCCTAACTATGATGGTTCAGAACACGAACCGCTGATATTCCCTGCGAAAATTCCGAATCTGTTGATTAATGGTTCGTCAGGTATTGCTGTGGGTATGGCAACGAATATTCCGCCGCATAATTTAACTGATGTATGTGACGCATGTTTAACATTGCTGCATGAACCAGAAACAGACATTGAGGCTTTAATTGATATCGTTAAAGCGCCTGATTTCCCTACCGCAGGGATAATCTATGGTCTGACTGGCGTGCGTGATGGTTATCGTACTGGTCGTGGCCGGGTGGTAATCCGCTCACGTACTCACTTTGAAGATATGGATAAGCAGGGTAATCGTCAGGCGATTATTGTTGATGAGCTGCCATACCAAGTTAATAAAGCTAATTTGCTGATTAAAATCGGTGAATTGGTGCGCGAGAAAAAAATCGAAGGTATTTCTGATCTGCGTGATGAGTCCGATAAATCGGGCATGCGTATGGTCATCGAGCTTAAACGCGGTGAAGTTGCTGAGGTGGTGTTAAATAACCTCTACAAACAGACTCAGCTGCAAGACAGCTTTGGTATGAACATGGTGGCCTTGGTAGATAACCAGCCACGTTTGCTCAACCTTAAACAAATGCTGTCTGCTTTCTTGCGTCATCGTCGTGAAGTGGTGACGCGCCGTACTGTATTTGAGCTGAAGAAAGCCCGTGAACGTGGCCATATTTTAGAAGGTCTGGCGGTTGCATTATCTAACGTGGATGACATCATCGCGTTGATTAAAGCTGCACCTACACCAGCAGTGGCGAAAGAAAGTCTGATGGGTCAGACTTGGCGTTCACAGTTGGTTGAGGAAATGTTATCACGTGCGGTAGCCGATGCCAATGCATTCCGTCCTGAAGGTTTGGCTGTAGAGTTTGGTTTCTCGGAATCTGGTTATCGTTTGTCCGATGCGCAAGCGCAAGCAATATTGGAACTGCGTCTGCAACGCTTGACTGGGCTGGAACAAGATAAAATCCTTAATGAATACAAGGAAGTGGTCGCCAAAATTGCTGATTTGCTGGATATTCTGGCACGTCCAGAGCGAGTGACGGCGATTATCAACGACGAAATTAATTTGGTGAAACAGCAGTTTGGCGACAAGCGTCGTTCTGAAATCGTAGCATTCGCTCAAGATTTGAGCCGTGAAGATTTGATCACACCACAGGACATGGTGGTGACTTTATCTCACGGTGGCTATATGAAGTCACAACCACTGGATGATTACCGTGCACAAAAACGCGGTGGTCGCGGCAAATCTGCAGCGCCGACTAAAGATGATGACTTTATTGAACGTCTGTTTATCGCAAATAGCCATGATTACATCTTGTGCTTCTCTAACTTTGGCCGTGTGTATTGGGTTAAAGTTTATGAAGTGCCACAAGGTAGCCGTATTTCACGTGGCAAGCCGATAGTGAACTTGCTGTCGATGTCAGAAGGTGAAAAGATTAACGCTATCTTGCCAGTTAAAGCGTTCGTTGATAATCGTTACATCTTTATGGCGACGGCGCATGGTGTAGTGAAGAAAACAGCATTGTCCGAATTCGGTAATCCACGTCGTGCTGGTATTATTGCTGTAGGTCTGGACGAAGGTGATTATCTGGTTGGTGTAGATATTACTGAGGGTGATCATGATGTGATGCTGTTCTCTGATGGCGGTAAAGCGGTACGCTTTGATGAGAACGATGTGCGCGCTATGGGTCGTGGTGCTCGCGGTGTACGCGGTATGAAGCTGGCACCAGGACAAAAAGTCATTTCTCTGTTGGTTGCCGCGAATGAACAACAGTCTGTATTGACAGCTACTGAGAATGGTTATGGCAAGCGTACCAATATCGCCGAATACACGCGTCATGGTCGAGGTACACAAGGGATGATTGCAATACAAACCACTAAGCGTAATGGCCGTGTGGTGGCTGCAACCCTGGTTGAACCAGATGATGAAATCATGCTGATTACAGATGGTGGTGTGCTGATACGTACTCGTGTTAAAGAAATGCGTGAGATGGGTCGTGCAACTCAAGGCGTAACCTTGATTAACCTCGATGACGATCAGAAACTCATAGGCGTAGAGCGCGTAATGGAACGTGAAGATGATGATGCGTTACCAGAAGTTAGTCCTAATGGTCAGCTAGATTTGTAA
- a CDS encoding solute symporter family protein, with amino-acid sequence MHMTNHLKTWLAMAALATLSSTSWAGEGAVADEYKFMTFGVFSVIIALTVGITYWAAKKTHTTSEFYAAGRSISGMQNGWAIAGDYLSAASFLGIAGLISLYGYDGFMYSVGFLVAYITVLLVIAEPCRNIGKYTLGDILAFRNDPKKTKTVAAISTITVSIFYLTAQMVGGGVLIKTLIGIDYEISVIGVGILMLAYVVFGGMVATTWVQIVKAALLVIASLVLVVLVWVPYGFSLPAFLDSVVHNEGVQKQVAKLLGNAAVGMTPEELGQRFLEPGLFLKNPIDQISLGMALVLGTAGLPHILMRFFTVPNAKEARKSVIWAMAIIGGFYVITLFLGLGAATHVGAANISGLDKGGNMAAPILAQYLGGGADSIMGNFFLAFVSAVAFATIVAVVAGLVLASASAMAHDIYVGVIRGDRATPKEQVNAARIASVIVGIVAIFIGIMAKGQNVAHLVGMAFAVAASSNLPAVFLTLYWKRCNTGGVILGMITGATAAIALVMVSPNMTYPTEVIKGANKVLQGEPAVEAKPAVAAKAGEGFICELFAVCAKSEVAKPATPAKSAQPSAIEKLATLNATLAILTDPAELAKTKKEIGKLNKDIKKAQDDVKQYAGQTKSIVGLEKPFFLLKNPGLISIPLGFLMVILGSLLYRDQRAEDMWEELYVRQNTGIHAA; translated from the coding sequence ATGCACATGACTAACCATCTCAAAACATGGCTCGCTATGGCTGCGTTAGCAACGTTGAGCTCGACCAGCTGGGCGGGCGAAGGGGCTGTAGCCGACGAATACAAATTCATGACGTTTGGCGTATTTAGTGTAATTATTGCGCTAACCGTTGGTATTACATACTGGGCAGCAAAGAAAACGCATACGACATCCGAGTTTTATGCAGCAGGACGCAGCATTTCCGGCATGCAAAATGGCTGGGCAATTGCAGGTGATTATCTTTCAGCCGCTTCTTTTCTCGGCATAGCTGGTCTGATTTCTCTTTATGGTTACGATGGCTTCATGTATTCAGTAGGTTTTCTCGTAGCCTACATTACTGTGTTACTCGTGATCGCCGAACCTTGCCGCAATATTGGTAAGTACACACTGGGGGATATTCTGGCTTTCCGCAACGATCCCAAAAAAACCAAAACTGTCGCAGCCATTTCCACAATCACGGTATCCATTTTCTACTTGACCGCACAAATGGTCGGTGGAGGTGTATTAATCAAAACGCTGATCGGCATTGATTACGAAATCTCAGTAATTGGCGTAGGTATTCTGATGCTGGCCTATGTCGTATTCGGCGGCATGGTAGCAACGACCTGGGTACAAATCGTTAAAGCTGCTCTGCTGGTTATTGCATCTCTGGTATTAGTCGTACTGGTCTGGGTACCTTATGGCTTCTCTCTGCCCGCCTTTCTGGACAGCGTAGTACATAACGAAGGTGTACAGAAACAGGTTGCCAAATTATTAGGCAATGCAGCCGTTGGCATGACTCCTGAAGAATTAGGGCAGCGCTTCCTGGAACCTGGTTTATTCCTCAAGAACCCGATAGACCAAATATCATTAGGTATGGCATTGGTACTAGGTACAGCCGGACTCCCCCACATACTGATGAGATTCTTCACTGTTCCAAACGCAAAAGAGGCACGTAAATCAGTAATCTGGGCGATGGCCATTATTGGCGGCTTTTACGTCATTACGTTATTTTTAGGTTTGGGTGCAGCGACTCACGTAGGCGCAGCAAATATCAGCGGACTAGATAAAGGCGGCAATATGGCCGCGCCTATCCTGGCTCAATACCTGGGTGGTGGTGCAGATTCCATTATGGGTAACTTTTTCCTTGCCTTCGTATCTGCAGTCGCTTTCGCAACTATCGTTGCTGTCGTTGCCGGACTGGTATTGGCATCAGCTTCAGCAATGGCTCATGATATTTATGTCGGCGTAATCCGTGGTGACCGTGCAACACCTAAGGAGCAAGTAAATGCAGCGAGAATTGCTTCGGTTATCGTTGGCATAGTCGCTATTTTCATTGGCATTATGGCTAAAGGTCAGAACGTTGCACATCTTGTCGGTATGGCATTTGCCGTAGCAGCTTCCAGCAATCTGCCTGCAGTATTCCTGACTTTATACTGGAAACGTTGTAACACTGGCGGCGTCATATTAGGCATGATTACAGGTGCAACAGCAGCAATTGCACTCGTCATGGTTTCACCTAACATGACCTACCCGACAGAAGTTATAAAAGGGGCTAATAAAGTGCTGCAAGGCGAACCCGCTGTAGAAGCCAAACCCGCAGTGGCAGCTAAGGCTGGCGAAGGCTTCATTTGCGAACTGTTTGCAGTATGCGCTAAAAGTGAAGTCGCCAAACCTGCAACACCTGCAAAATCAGCTCAGCCAAGTGCTATTGAAAAGCTGGCAACGCTTAATGCAACACTGGCAATATTGACTGATCCAGCAGAGCTTGCCAAAACTAAAAAAGAAATAGGCAAACTGAATAAGGACATCAAAAAAGCGCAGGATGATGTTAAACAGTACGCTGGCCAAACCAAGAGCATAGTCGGGTTAGAAAAACCATTCTTCCTCCTCAAGAATCCTGGTCTGATTTCTATACCACTAGGCTTCCTCATGGTTATCCTGGGCTCGTTACTCTACCGTGATCAACGCGCTGAAGATATGTGGGAGGAACTGTATGTACGTCAGAATACTGGAATACACGCAGCCTAA